Proteins encoded within one genomic window of Humulus lupulus chromosome 1, drHumLupu1.1, whole genome shotgun sequence:
- the LOC133791690 gene encoding F-box/kelch-repeat protein SKIP30, producing the protein MSELIEGLPDAVALRCLARVPFFLHPKLELVSRSWKAVIRSPELFKARLEVGSAEDLLCVCAFYPENLWQLFDPLRDLWITLPILPSKIRHLSHFGAVSTAGKLFVLGGGSDAVDPQTGDQDGTFATNEVWSYDPIIREWSPRAPMLVPRAMFACCVLDGKIVVAGGFTSCRKSISQAEMYDPDKDVWVPIPDLHRTHNSACSGVVIGGKLHVLHKGLSTVQVLDSKGLEWTVEDYHWLQGPMAVVQDSLYVMSHGSISKQDGNVSKVVVSVSDFRRRISYAMTGLRDEIYVIGGVIGPEQWNSDIRPMSDVDVLMMCGERPTWRKAAPMTQCRGTILGCTQLRI; encoded by the coding sequence ATGTCTGAACTAATTGAAGGTCTCCCTGACGCGGTTGCTCTCAGGTGTCTTGCACGGGTTCCCTTCTTTCTCCACCCCAAGTTGGAGCTTGTTTCTCGTTCCTGGAAAGCTGTCATTCGTAGTCCTGAACTGTTTAAAGCTCGACTGGAAGTTGGTTCAGCTGAAGATCTTCTATGCGTGTGTGCTTTTTACCCAGAAAATTTATGGCAGCTTTTTGACCCTCTTCGAGACCTTTGGATTACACTCCCTATTCTCCCCTCAAAAATTAGGCACCTTTCTCACTTTGGTGCTGTTTCTACTGCTGGAAAGCTGTTTGTACTTGGTGGTGGTAGTGATGCTGTTGATCCACAGACTGGTGATCAAGATGGGACATTTGCAACCAATGAGGTTTGGTCATATGACCCCATAATTCGAGAGTGGTCTCCACGTGCGCCTATGCTTGTTCCCCGGGCCATGTTTGCTTGCTGTGTTCTGGATGGGAAGATTGTTGTTGCAGGTGGTTTCACTAGTTGCCGAAAATCAATATCTCAGGCAGAAATGTATGACCCTGACAAGGATGTTTGGGTTCCAATTCCTGATCTTCATCGCACTCATAATTCAGCATGCTCAGGAGTAGTGATCGGAGGAAAGCTTCATGTTTTACACAAGGGTTTATCAACAGTGCAAGTCTTGGATAGTAAGGGGCTCGAGTGGACTGTTGAGGATTATCACTGGCTCCAGGGTCCAATGGCAGTTGTTCAGGATTCACTCTACGTTATGAGTCATGGATCAATATCCAAGCAGGATGGAAATGTTAGCAAGGTAGTGGTCTCAGTGTCTGATTTTCGCCGGAGGATCAGTTATGCAATGACTGGCCTGAGGGATGAGATTTATGTGATTGGAGGCGTCATTGGTCCTGAACAGTGGAACTCTGATATCAGGCCAATGTCTGATGTTGATGTCCTGATGATGTGTGGTGAAAGACCGACTTGGCGCAAGGCAGCTCCAATGACACAGTGTCGTGGAACTATTCTTGGTTGTACACAGTTGAGAATTTAG